A portion of the Mycoplasmopsis mustelae genome contains these proteins:
- a CDS encoding MIP/aquaporin family protein gives MEINTTAYWLMVLSEFLGTMVLIILGNGVNYSVSARRMFANQSGKWIVIIFGWGIAVFCGVIVSLALGGEAHLNPAVTLFKTISSKNPAYLIWIIFQIFGAMFGQIVLNFINWKHIQETELAIIRSAHCTGPAFNNKEKSTIFNFSYELVGTLMLVGVILAFGKGLNNLGSLGPLPVTLLVVGIGASLGASTGYAINPARDFGPRVVYTLMEKFLLKSRKSEHITGNWSYSWVPVLAPSTAGIIIGLFGLI, from the coding sequence ATGGAAATTAATACTACAGCATATTGATTAATGGTTTTATCAGAATTTTTAGGAACAATGGTTTTAATTATTTTAGGTAATGGTGTAAATTACAGTGTGTCAGCACGTAGAATGTTTGCAAATCAATCAGGAAAATGAATTGTAATTATTTTTGGTTGAGGAATTGCAGTATTTTGTGGTGTGATTGTTTCATTAGCATTAGGTGGTGAAGCACATCTTAATCCAGCGGTTACGTTATTTAAAACAATATCATCCAAAAATCCTGCTTATTTAATATGAATTATTTTTCAAATTTTTGGAGCAATGTTTGGACAAATTGTTTTAAATTTCATTAATTGAAAACATATTCAAGAAACAGAATTAGCAATTATAAGAAGTGCACATTGTACTGGACCTGCTTTTAATAATAAAGAAAAATCTACTATATTTAATTTTTCTTATGAATTAGTGGGAACATTAATGTTAGTAGGGGTAATTTTAGCTTTTGGTAAAGGACTTAATAATTTAGGTTCTTTAGGTCCATTGCCAGTTACATTATTAGTTGTAGGAATTGGTGCTTCATTAGGGGCTTCTACTGGTTATGCAATTAATCCGGCTAGAGATTTTGGACCAAGGGTTGTATATACATTGATGGAGAAATTTTTACTTAAATCTAGAAAAAGTGAACATATTACTGGAAACTGAAGTTATTCATGAGTTCCTGTTTTAGCACCATCTACTGCAGGAATAATTATTGGTTTATTTGGATTAATTTAA
- the upp gene encoding uracil phosphoribosyltransferase, protein MLKILDHPLIKIKLTKLRDENTSHKEFRSNLNEIASLMVYEIMRNYQTKPKKIITALGSEFIGHTFFNEIVLVPILRAGLGMTEGLLNLIPQARVGHIGMYRNEKTLQPHDYYFKMPDVPRDSLIIVVDPMLATGNSAVDAISKISKEGFTNIQLVCLVGVKEGVDNVLKHFGKDFNIYLSSLDLKLNKHGYIEPGLGDAGDRIFGTK, encoded by the coding sequence ATGTTAAAAATTTTGGATCACCCTTTGATAAAAATTAAATTAACAAAATTACGCGATGAAAATACTTCGCATAAAGAATTTAGAAGTAATTTGAATGAAATAGCTTCGTTAATGGTTTATGAGATTATGAGAAACTATCAAACAAAACCAAAAAAAATAATTACTGCTTTAGGTTCTGAATTTATAGGACACACATTTTTTAATGAAATCGTTTTAGTACCGATTTTACGTGCTGGATTAGGAATGACTGAAGGTTTACTTAATTTAATTCCACAAGCACGAGTAGGACATATTGGAATGTATCGTAATGAAAAAACTCTACAACCACATGATTATTATTTCAAAATGCCAGATGTGCCTAGAGATAGTTTAATTATTGTAGTTGATCCGATGCTAGCTACTGGCAACTCTGCAGTGGATGCGATATCTAAGATTTCAAAAGAGGGTTTTACAAATATACAATTAGTTTGTTTAGTTGGTGTTAAAGAGGGTGTTGATAATGTTTTAAAACACTTTGGAAAAGATTTTAATATATATTTATCATCTTTAGATTTAAAATTAAATAAACACGGTTATATTGAACCAGGGTTAGGTGATGCAGGAGACAGGATTTTTGGAACGAAATAG
- a CDS encoding RNA-binding S4 domain-containing protein, which yields MIVKIKGNTIKLSQFLKKIDEINTGGQSKYFIKENEIKINGKIPKGRSSKIKPGDIIWINDQLIKVISE from the coding sequence ATGATAGTTAAAATAAAAGGTAATACTATAAAACTAAGTCAGTTTCTTAAAAAAATAGATGAAATAAACACTGGTGGGCAATCAAAGTATTTTATAAAAGAAAATGAAATAAAAATAAATGGTAAGATTCCTAAAGGAAGATCATCTAAAATAAAACCTGGAGATATCATTTGAATTAATGATCAATTAATTAAAGTAATATCTGAATAA
- the dhaK gene encoding dihydroxyacetone kinase subunit DhaK, whose product MKKILNRTEDIVSEMISGIIKTNKNLLKVPEFNVVYNKNFNKKKVALISGGGSGHEPVHIGYIGKGMLAAAIAGEIFTSPTPDQVEAAINSVDSQKGTLLIIKNYTGDRLNFEIAQQLAQANGKQVETVLVDDDVAVENSTYSIGRRGIAGTVFVHKIAGAKAETGAELSEVKRVAEKVIANVRSFGISLNSVYIPSTGKQSFTLANNEIEFGLGIHGEPGIKREKIKSSKEIVKEMVDLILEDLDYTNSEVALMVNGLGGTPEMELFIAANDIHNYLQTKNITIYSSHVGNFMTSLEMQGFSISLLKLDTELKELLDQPTEVKNWK is encoded by the coding sequence ATGAAAAAGATTCTTAATCGTACTGAAGATATTGTTTCAGAAATGATTTCTGGTATTATTAAAACTAATAAAAATCTTTTAAAAGTACCAGAATTTAATGTTGTTTATAATAAAAATTTTAATAAAAAGAAAGTTGCCTTGATAAGTGGTGGTGGTTCAGGTCATGAACCCGTACATATAGGTTATATAGGTAAAGGAATGCTAGCAGCAGCGATTGCAGGAGAAATTTTTACTTCACCTACTCCAGATCAAGTAGAGGCAGCTATCAATTCAGTAGATTCACAAAAAGGAACTTTATTAATAATTAAAAACTATACTGGAGATCGTCTTAATTTTGAAATTGCACAACAATTAGCACAAGCAAACGGAAAACAAGTTGAAACTGTATTAGTAGACGACGATGTTGCTGTAGAAAATTCTACATATAGCATCGGTCGTCGTGGTATTGCAGGAACAGTATTTGTACATAAAATAGCTGGTGCAAAAGCAGAAACGGGTGCTGAACTATCAGAAGTTAAAAGAGTTGCTGAAAAAGTAATTGCAAACGTGCGTTCGTTTGGTATTTCATTAAATTCAGTATATATTCCATCAACTGGTAAGCAATCATTTACATTAGCAAATAATGAAATTGAATTTGGGTTAGGTATTCATGGAGAACCTGGGATAAAACGTGAAAAAATTAAATCATCTAAAGAAATTGTTAAAGAAATGGTAGATCTAATTTTAGAAGATTTAGATTATACAAACTCAGAAGTAGCATTAATGGTAAATGGTTTAGGTGGAACCCCAGAAATGGAATTATTTATAGCAGCAAATGATATACATAATTATTTACAAACCAAAAATATAACCATTTACAGTAGTCATGTTGGTAATTTTATGACTTCGTTAGAAATGCAAGGATTTTCTATTTCATTACTGAAATTAGATACTGAATTAAAAGAGTTATTAGATCAACCAACTGAGGTAAAAAATTGGAAGTAA
- a CDS encoding glycerophosphodiester phosphodiesterase family protein, with the protein MSKRQLILGHRGYSGIAPENTRLAFEMAYQYSFDGVELDVHLTKDKELVIIHDETTDRTALTKKEIEFSNLADLKKDDHSKFFKLKTKKQEILTLEEFLDSYLDLFEIINIEIKTDQKEYKGIEEKIHALSEKYGQKYFDKIVFSSFNFQTLRNMRKLSSKYKLGFLFWTQTQFKSVSLDEIKATCQFLNPWTVLYDKNKKLYKKNGIPLMLWTLKDKKKFDEYAKDDLVHTQISNYKFEK; encoded by the coding sequence ATGAGTAAAAGACAATTAATTTTAGGACACAGAGGATATTCCGGAATAGCACCCGAAAATACAAGATTAGCATTTGAAATGGCATATCAATATTCCTTTGACGGGGTTGAATTAGATGTTCATTTAACTAAAGATAAAGAATTAGTTATTATTCATGATGAAACTACAGATCGAACAGCTTTAACTAAAAAAGAAATTGAATTTAGCAATCTTGCAGATCTTAAAAAAGATGATCATTCAAAATTTTTTAAATTAAAAACAAAAAAACAAGAAATATTAACCTTAGAAGAATTTTTAGATTCTTACCTTGATTTATTTGAAATAATTAATATTGAAATTAAAACTGATCAAAAAGAATACAAAGGGATTGAAGAAAAAATACATGCTTTATCAGAAAAATATGGGCAAAAATACTTTGATAAAATTGTATTTTCTTCATTTAATTTTCAAACTCTTAGAAATATGAGAAAACTTAGTTCAAAATATAAATTAGGATTTTTATTTTGAACTCAAACTCAATTTAAATCAGTATCTTTAGATGAAATTAAAGCAACTTGTCAATTTTTAAATCCATGAACAGTTTTATATGATAAAAATAAAAAACTTTATAAAAAAAATGGAATTCCTTTAATGTTATGAACTTTAAAAGATAAAAAAAAGTTTGATGAATATGCTAAAGATGATTTAGTACATACACAAATTAGTAATTATAAATTTGAAAAATAA
- the glpK gene encoding glycerol kinase GlpK, producing the protein MMKDKYIITLDSGTTSCRSLVVDHDGNIKSSNQHEFTQYFPKSGWVEHDALEIWNTQLTTMQSAKNQAKLKSEDIAAVGITNQRETIVLWDKETGIPVYNAIVWQDRRTAEYCEELISQGYADMFQKKTGLIVNPYFSGTKIRWILKNVVEAEKKLKQGKLLAGTIDTWLIWKLTDGKVHATDVSNASRTLLFNIHTLQWDQEILDLLEIPKEILPEVRSSSGHFGFVAPYNWSNTAKGKVPITGVAGDQQSALFGQLCTEVGMVKNTYGTGCFTLVNTGNTAIESKNKLLTTIAWKLGDEKVVYALEGSVFVAGAAIQWLRDSIRLLYNAAESDFFASLVNDDQRVYVVPSFTGLGAPYWDSYSRGAIFGLERGTKREHIIKATLDSIAYQSNDLISAMQKDLGKPIVALKVDGGASKSNHLMQFQSSISQLEVVRPANIETTAMGASYLAGLAVGYWKDLNELKQIVKVDRVFQPLLTQQEISKLLKGWKTAVLKTLNWTKDIE; encoded by the coding sequence ATTATGAAAGATAAATATATTATTACATTAGATTCTGGAACAACATCTTGTAGAAGTTTAGTTGTTGATCACGATGGTAATATTAAATCAAGTAATCAACACGAATTTACACAATATTTTCCAAAATCTGGTTGAGTAGAACACGACGCATTAGAAATTTGAAATACTCAATTAACTACAATGCAAAGTGCTAAAAATCAAGCAAAACTTAAATCAGAAGATATTGCTGCAGTTGGAATTACTAACCAGCGTGAAACAATAGTTTTATGAGACAAAGAAACAGGAATACCTGTTTATAATGCAATAGTTTGGCAAGATCGTAGAACAGCGGAATATTGTGAAGAATTAATTTCACAAGGGTATGCTGATATGTTTCAAAAGAAAACAGGATTAATTGTTAATCCTTATTTTAGTGGAACAAAAATTCGTTGAATTCTAAAAAATGTAGTAGAAGCAGAAAAAAAACTAAAGCAAGGAAAATTATTAGCTGGTACCATTGATACATGGCTAATTTGAAAATTAACAGATGGAAAAGTACATGCAACCGATGTTTCTAACGCTTCTAGAACTTTATTGTTTAACATTCATACTTTACAATGAGACCAAGAAATACTTGATTTATTAGAAATTCCAAAAGAAATTTTACCTGAAGTAAGATCTTCATCAGGTCATTTTGGTTTTGTTGCACCTTATAATTGATCTAATACCGCAAAAGGAAAAGTTCCAATTACAGGAGTTGCAGGAGATCAACAATCAGCATTATTTGGTCAATTATGTACTGAAGTAGGAATGGTTAAAAATACCTATGGTACAGGATGTTTTACTTTAGTAAACACTGGAAATACAGCAATAGAAAGTAAAAATAAATTATTAACTACTATTGCTTGAAAATTAGGTGATGAAAAAGTGGTTTATGCATTAGAGGGTTCGGTTTTTGTGGCTGGTGCAGCTATTCAATGATTAAGAGATTCGATTAGACTTTTATATAATGCAGCTGAATCAGATTTTTTTGCTTCATTAGTTAATGATGATCAAAGAGTTTATGTAGTTCCATCATTTACCGGTTTAGGAGCACCATATTGAGACTCATATTCACGAGGAGCAATTTTTGGTTTAGAAAGAGGAACCAAACGTGAACACATCATTAAAGCAACTTTAGATTCAATTGCATATCAATCAAACGATTTAATTAGTGCAATGCAAAAAGACTTAGGGAAACCAATTGTTGCTTTAAAAGTAGATGGTGGTGCTTCTAAATCTAACCATTTAATGCAGTTTCAATCATCTATTTCACAACTTGAAGTTGTAAGACCTGCTAATATTGAAACTACAGCGATGGGAGCATCTTATTTAGCCGGTTTAGCAGTTGGATATTGAAAAGATTTAAATGAATTAAAACAAATTGTTAAAGTTGATAGAGTATTTCAACCGCTATTAACACAACAAGAAATTTCAAAGTTACTTAAAGGTTGAAAAACTGCAGTTTTAAAAACTTTAAATTGAACAAAGGATATAGAATAA
- the dhaL gene encoding dihydroxyacetone kinase subunit DhaL, whose product MEVKFKNFVLGIQNLTKDLKQNEDFLSTLDQNIGDGDHGVNMVRGFVEVEKIAWENQNLNDYLNLIGRTLLAKIGGASGPLYGMSFINTANNLKEHSEFMFNEFKILVDSFCKTLETLGRVQLKEKTMYDVWKPLQLRLQNSDSLDKSSLINFVLECANSTKNLLATKGRASYLKERSIGTIDPGSYSSYLILKNLIEIL is encoded by the coding sequence TTGGAAGTAAAATTTAAAAATTTTGTTTTAGGTATTCAAAACTTAACCAAAGATTTAAAGCAAAACGAAGATTTTTTATCAACACTAGATCAAAATATTGGTGATGGTGACCATGGTGTTAATATGGTGCGCGGTTTTGTTGAAGTAGAGAAAATTGCCTGAGAAAATCAAAATTTAAATGATTATTTAAATTTAATTGGTAGAACTTTATTAGCTAAAATTGGTGGTGCTTCTGGGCCACTTTATGGTATGAGTTTTATAAATACTGCTAATAATCTTAAAGAACATTCTGAATTTATGTTTAATGAATTTAAAATTTTAGTTGACTCTTTTTGTAAAACTTTGGAAACACTTGGTAGAGTTCAATTAAAGGAAAAAACGATGTATGATGTATGAAAACCATTACAATTACGTCTACAAAATTCAGATTCATTAGATAAGTCAAGCTTAATTAATTTTGTTTTAGAATGTGCTAATTCAACTAAAAATTTATTAGCAACCAAAGGTAGAGCATCATATCTTAAAGAAAGATCGATTGGGACAATTGATCCAGGATCTTATTCAAGTTATTTAATACTTAAAAACTTAATAGAGATTTTATAA
- the glpO gene encoding type 2 glycerol-3-phosphate oxidase — MKYDVVIVGGGIIGSSIAYELSQYDLKTILLEKNPVFADETTKGNSGAIHGGFDPEPHKIEAKLNVLGNQLWRDKIFKDLEFPRVQVDSLILAFNEEEMKHVHMLYERGLINKVPKEFLKVIDRKEVLKREPNVNPNVLGALLCTSSWAIDPVRATWAFLGASEQNGTELRNNASVEDIKFKNNEFEVTLANREKIYSKVIINAAGHYADILAAKAGYPDFKLTTRRGEYRILDRSEGGIVKSICFKVPTIHGKGVIVAPMLDGHILVGPTAQEGVPKDETRVVTKEMYDFIGKIGKEIIPSIKLEKTIMTLAGSRPIDIETNDFIIKAAKDNKCFINAAGMQSPAIASAPAIAIEISKLVEKAGLQLVKKPDFNPKYKVRF; from the coding sequence ATGAAGTATGATGTTGTAATTGTAGGTGGTGGAATTATTGGTTCAAGTATCGCTTATGAATTATCACAATACGATTTAAAAACCATATTATTAGAAAAAAATCCAGTTTTTGCTGATGAAACAACCAAAGGAAATTCTGGTGCAATTCATGGTGGGTTTGATCCTGAACCACATAAAATAGAAGCTAAATTAAATGTTTTAGGCAATCAACTATGAAGAGATAAAATTTTTAAAGATTTAGAATTTCCTAGAGTTCAAGTAGATTCATTAATTTTAGCTTTTAATGAAGAAGAAATGAAACACGTTCATATGTTATATGAAAGAGGTTTAATAAATAAAGTTCCTAAAGAATTTTTAAAAGTTATTGATCGTAAAGAAGTTCTTAAGCGTGAACCTAACGTTAATCCTAACGTTTTAGGGGCTCTATTATGTACAAGTTCTTGAGCTATTGATCCTGTTAGAGCTACATGAGCTTTTTTAGGAGCTAGCGAACAAAATGGAACAGAACTTAGAAATAATGCGTCAGTAGAAGATATAAAATTTAAAAATAATGAATTTGAAGTTACATTAGCTAATAGAGAAAAGATATATTCTAAAGTTATAATTAATGCAGCAGGACATTATGCTGATATTTTAGCAGCTAAAGCAGGATATCCTGATTTTAAATTAACTACAAGACGTGGTGAATATAGAATTTTGGATCGTTCTGAAGGTGGCATTGTTAAATCAATATGTTTTAAAGTTCCTACAATTCATGGTAAAGGTGTTATTGTTGCACCTATGTTGGATGGTCATATTTTGGTTGGTCCAACAGCGCAAGAAGGTGTACCAAAAGATGAAACCAGAGTTGTAACAAAAGAAATGTATGATTTTATTGGAAAAATAGGAAAAGAAATTATTCCTTCGATAAAATTAGAAAAAACTATTATGACTTTAGCTGGTTCAAGACCAATTGATATAGAAACAAATGATTTTATTATTAAAGCTGCAAAAGATAATAAATGTTTTATTAATGCTGCAGGTATGCAATCACCGGCTATTGCTTCTGCGCCAGCAATTGCTATAGAAATATCGAAATTAGTAGAAAAAGCAGGATTACAGTTAGTTAAAAAACCAGATTTTAATCCTAAATATAAAGTTAGATTTTAA
- a CDS encoding MFS transporter, with amino-acid sequence MLDKLKGLTWKQIVALIILAAADVFVIAAPYYIKNIIPNLHLYLNIREDQVATLTSIIGYVTLITQLPGGFLANKFSSKVLLFIAVFSTGLITFWFGGVIWYSSSLNPNNLFIQYSIIFGLWGVSSTLVFWTPLWKLVSQQTTKENQGLAYGIQGTANGLIGLLFVFFIGILITTYWVPIYDKVAVGLNKNVPFAVYAFLIASFLMVTSVMVLTLVPEKWIEKSTEKLTWERFKKSIIQVWNASKNWKLWALSIFVMGMYTFQSVFAYYLVQLMQNAYLAPVILVTILGGVRSYGLRTLISTFVGRWADKFRSYILFLIITTFIGIIILGAIILFGFIPNKYNIWVIVLSSILFICAGILSWVMVTLRYTQIGEIHLEKNSYASSVGILSFIGFSTDAWLYQITGAIGSKYTEVGGKNTSATGYQIILVVCLAVAIIGLLAGLIVHISNTKELKKLGKTNYRWRTLENE; translated from the coding sequence ATGTTAGATAAGTTAAAAGGACTAACCTGAAAACAAATTGTTGCTTTAATTATTTTAGCAGCAGCTGACGTTTTTGTTATTGCTGCTCCTTACTATATTAAAAATATTATTCCTAACTTACACTTATATTTAAATATCAGAGAAGATCAAGTAGCTACATTAACTTCTATTATTGGTTATGTAACTCTGATAACCCAACTACCGGGTGGATTTTTAGCAAATAAATTTAGTTCAAAAGTATTATTATTTATTGCTGTATTTTCTACTGGTTTAATAACCTTTTGATTTGGAGGGGTTATATGATATTCTAGTAGTTTAAATCCAAATAATTTATTTATTCAATATTCAATTATATTTGGTTTGTGAGGTGTAAGTTCTACATTAGTTTTTTGGACTCCTTTATGAAAATTAGTTTCTCAACAAACAACTAAAGAAAATCAAGGCTTAGCGTATGGTATTCAAGGCACTGCTAATGGTCTAATTGGTTTATTATTTGTATTCTTTATTGGTATTTTGATTACTACTTACTGAGTACCAATTTATGATAAAGTAGCAGTAGGATTAAATAAAAATGTTCCTTTTGCTGTTTATGCATTTTTAATTGCATCATTTTTGATGGTAACATCAGTTATGGTATTGACTTTAGTTCCTGAAAAGTGAATTGAAAAAAGCACTGAAAAATTAACATGAGAAAGATTTAAAAAAAGCATAATTCAAGTATGAAATGCATCTAAAAACTGAAAATTATGAGCTTTATCAATCTTTGTTATGGGAATGTATACATTCCAATCGGTTTTTGCTTATTATTTAGTTCAATTAATGCAAAATGCTTATTTAGCACCAGTAATTTTGGTTACGATTTTAGGTGGAGTTAGATCTTATGGTTTAAGAACTTTAATTTCAACCTTTGTAGGTAGATGAGCAGATAAATTTAGATCATATATTTTATTTTTAATTATTACTACATTTATAGGTATTATTATTTTAGGAGCAATTATTTTATTTGGATTTATTCCTAATAAATATAATATTTGAGTAATAGTTTTAAGTAGTATTTTATTTATTTGTGCTGGTATTTTATCTTGAGTAATGGTTACTTTAAGATATACACAAATTGGTGAAATTCATCTTGAAAAGAATTCTTATGCTTCATCGGTTGGAATTTTATCATTCATAGGATTTTCAACTGACGCGTGATTATATCAAATCACAGGAGCGATAGGTTCAAAATATACTGAAGTGGGTGGAAAAAATACGTCTGCTACTGGTTATCAAATAATTTTAGTTGTTTGTTTAGCGGTTGCGATAATTGGATTGTTAGCAGGTTTGATAGTACATATTTCAAACACAAAGGAATTAAAGAAACTCGGTAAAACAAATTATAGATGGAGAACTTTAGAAAATGAGTAA
- a CDS encoding PTS-dependent dihydroxyacetone kinase phosphotransferase subunit DhaM encodes MKLFIIISHYLRLSQAIKEYLTKMLIQTDNVKIEAIGGLENGEVLGTQPLELLEVINNYPNINEIFIFPDLGSASLTAESITSMLNNKQIYISRGGIVENTFAAYVLANSGAGFQEVVDACKEPIIK; translated from the coding sequence ATGAAATTATTTATAATAATTTCGCATTACTTAAGATTATCACAAGCTATTAAAGAATATTTAACAAAAATGTTAATTCAAACCGACAATGTAAAAATAGAAGCAATAGGTGGTTTAGAAAATGGAGAAGTATTAGGAACTCAACCTTTAGAACTATTAGAAGTTATTAATAATTATCCTAATATTAATGAAATTTTTATATTTCCTGATTTAGGTTCTGCTTCTTTAACCGCTGAAAGCATTACATCCATGTTAAATAATAAACAAATTTATATTAGTCGCGGTGGAATTGTTGAAAATACTTTTGCAGCATATGTTTTAGCAAATTCTGGTGCAGGTTTTCAGGAAGTTGTAGACGCTTGTAAAGAACCAATCATAAAATAA
- a CDS encoding DNA polymerase III subunit beta — MKFIISKKIIDQSIDFLSLFNDSNDVYVPFRGILFKINSENLTLISAKNNLAARKIIRIDEKNLTVEEPGIFLLNSSLLKNIIKKFDDKITFQSIGQNIKIFDKNTKYTLTTLDADRYPFINFDLQKNKFTVNSRKFENTINNVFISTNQNTERNNGLLYKCINIKSNKNKEIRMTATDSFRLSSEVFKINEEINLDVSVEAKNLKKLFMKDMPEEVTFFYDEEKIGVLYKDIVIHSNLSKLTYLNIDNFIKPIYSKSLVINRDEFLKLINKVVFYNSDKIRRLQFNISKEELKLSFEVPEIGISNASTSNIMYNGEILDIDLDFQFIKDAVSVFPNGNIHLNISESNDRIYVLANNNESHIQLITPIRRY, encoded by the coding sequence ATGAAATTTATAATTTCTAAAAAAATTATTGATCAAAGTATTGATTTTCTTTCATTATTTAATGATAGTAATGACGTTTATGTTCCTTTTCGTGGAATTTTATTTAAAATAAATTCAGAAAATTTAACTTTAATTTCTGCCAAAAACAATTTAGCTGCACGTAAAATAATTAGAATTGATGAAAAAAATTTAACAGTTGAAGAACCAGGAATATTTTTATTAAATTCGAGCTTATTAAAAAATATTATTAAAAAATTTGATGATAAAATAACTTTTCAAAGTATAGGACAAAATATAAAAATATTTGATAAAAATACTAAATATACTTTAACTACATTAGATGCAGATAGATATCCATTTATTAATTTTGATTTACAAAAAAATAAATTTACTGTAAATTCAAGAAAATTTGAGAATACTATAAATAATGTATTTATTTCTACAAATCAAAACACAGAAAGAAATAATGGACTATTATATAAATGTATAAATATAAAAAGTAATAAAAATAAAGAAATTAGAATGACAGCGACAGATAGTTTTAGATTATCTTCAGAAGTTTTTAAAATAAATGAAGAAATAAATTTAGATGTATCTGTAGAAGCAAAAAATTTAAAAAAACTTTTTATGAAGGATATGCCTGAAGAAGTAACATTTTTCTACGATGAAGAAAAAATAGGTGTGTTATATAAAGACATAGTTATACATAGTAACCTATCAAAACTAACTTATTTAAATATTGATAATTTTATAAAACCCATTTATTCTAAATCTTTGGTTATAAATAGAGATGAATTTTTAAAATTAATAAATAAAGTAGTTTTCTATAATTCAGATAAAATAAGAAGATTACAATTTAATATATCTAAAGAAGAACTAAAATTAAGTTTTGAAGTTCCTGAGATTGGTATTTCAAATGCTTCTACTTCAAATATTATGTATAATGGTGAAATATTAGATATTGATTTGGATTTTCAATTTATTAAAGATGCTGTTTCAGTATTTCCTAATGGTAATATTCATTTAAATATTAGCGAAAGTAATGATAGAATTTATGTTCTTGCAAATAATAATGAAAGTCATATTCAATTAATAACACCAATAAGAAGGTATTAA